The following proteins are encoded in a genomic region of Parabacteroides pacaensis:
- a CDS encoding glycosyltransferase family 4 protein: MKGKRFVTLFPLSYNVHLLKDVGMIPFCLYRDYGYDATLVCFKNEEAYPALEREVKGLKLQFLPKEANYSFGKFSKHVISYLKENAKAIDILNLYHNTKETLLYGLVYKWFNPKGILYIKSDINIKKFDSQKAQWVHPLRLRGYGWYFKHIADIVSCELPFAQEYLQAEIPVLRDKLILVTNGLDDKAVEKAGIRPFSYQEKENLILTVGRIGSPEKNNEYLIRAAAQADLKDWKVVLIGPVEPAFHRWLEQFLQQHPQLQDKVVLTGNISDRNELYGWYNRAKVFCLTSLFESFGLVFTEALYFGNYIVSTEVDSIDYITDSGRLGKTIRSEAELAQTFTDIIRGDWDISSCYESIVAHSEKFRWIHNLKVLDERIRALYFSQS; the protein is encoded by the coding sequence ATGAAAGGAAAACGTTTTGTTACTTTATTTCCATTATCTTACAATGTGCATCTTTTGAAGGATGTAGGTATGATTCCGTTTTGCCTGTACAGGGATTACGGGTATGATGCGACTTTGGTATGTTTTAAAAATGAAGAGGCATACCCTGCGTTGGAAAGGGAAGTAAAAGGGCTTAAGCTTCAATTCCTGCCGAAGGAGGCAAATTATTCTTTCGGCAAATTCTCTAAGCATGTAATTTCTTATCTAAAGGAAAATGCAAAGGCAATCGATATTCTTAATTTGTATCATAATACGAAGGAAACTCTTTTGTATGGATTGGTGTATAAATGGTTTAATCCGAAAGGTATTTTGTATATCAAATCGGATATCAATATTAAGAAGTTCGATTCCCAGAAAGCCCAGTGGGTTCATCCGTTAAGATTGAGGGGCTATGGTTGGTATTTTAAGCATATTGCAGATATTGTTTCTTGTGAACTTCCTTTTGCGCAAGAGTATCTGCAGGCGGAAATCCCGGTATTAAGAGATAAGTTGATTCTGGTAACAAACGGCTTGGATGATAAAGCGGTGGAAAAGGCAGGGATCCGTCCTTTCTCTTATCAAGAAAAAGAGAATTTGATTCTTACCGTGGGCCGTATCGGTAGCCCGGAAAAGAACAATGAATATCTTATACGTGCAGCCGCACAAGCAGATTTAAAAGATTGGAAGGTGGTTTTAATCGGTCCGGTAGAACCTGCTTTTCATCGATGGTTGGAACAGTTTTTACAACAACATCCGCAATTGCAGGATAAAGTGGTGCTTACAGGAAATATTTCCGACCGTAACGAGTTGTATGGTTGGTATAACCGAGCAAAAGTTTTCTGTTTGACTTCTCTTTTTGAGAGTTTCGGGCTTGTTTTTACGGAAGCTTTGTATTTTGGAAATTATATTGTGTCTACCGAAGTAGATTCTATCGATTATATTACGGATTCAGGTCGGTTAGGTAAAACAATAAGAAGCGAGGCGGAATTGGCGCAGACATTTACCGATATCATCCGTGGAGACTGGGATATTTCCAGCTGTTATGAATCTATAGTAGCGCATTCGGAAAAGTTCCGGTGGATTCATAATCTGAAGGTATTGGATGAAAGGATAAGGGCTCTTTATTTTAGTCAGTCATAA
- a CDS encoding CgeB family protein: protein MNAKVLILGPTFFGYNYSIQRAFDRLGYQTKVVQYDEPVHPFNWKNKVLRKLFPSSKKLREKSRRLFNAFITEEFKNYGPDFVFIYNGDILEPETIRLFRQQSKVAVWMLDGAFRHPDSVAIAPEVNVYFCFEKSDVDKLRSLGIHAYFLPQGYDPAVYYPMALKKDIDILFVGALYRYPERIRLLKLAAKELGNTYNMKVYGWYKPIYKNPVKWLFRERRDIFMNKNIPPEEVNKLYNRAKVCINIHHAQSVEGANPKVFEICGAGAYQLVDYNHFIASVYSAGEVSFFHSDRDFIEKIKELMTTDTSSSAEEAQRKVARFHTFECRIREAMEVLGV, encoded by the coding sequence ATGAATGCAAAAGTCTTAATTTTAGGTCCCACGTTTTTCGGATACAATTATAGTATCCAACGGGCATTTGATCGCTTGGGTTATCAAACTAAGGTGGTACAATATGATGAACCGGTTCATCCGTTTAATTGGAAAAATAAGGTGCTTCGTAAACTCTTTCCTTCTAGTAAAAAATTAAGGGAGAAAAGCCGTCGCTTATTTAATGCCTTTATAACGGAAGAGTTTAAAAATTACGGGCCGGACTTTGTTTTTATTTATAATGGAGATATTTTGGAGCCGGAGACTATTCGTTTGTTCAGGCAACAAAGCAAGGTAGCGGTTTGGATGCTCGATGGGGCTTTCCGCCATCCGGATAGTGTGGCGATTGCTCCCGAAGTGAATGTCTATTTCTGTTTTGAGAAAAGCGATGTGGATAAATTGAGGAGTTTAGGGATCCATGCTTATTTCCTTCCTCAAGGGTACGATCCTGCCGTTTATTATCCTATGGCTTTGAAAAAGGATATCGATATATTGTTTGTGGGGGCACTTTACCGGTATCCAGAACGCATCCGGTTGCTTAAGTTAGCAGCTAAAGAACTGGGGAATACGTATAATATGAAAGTATATGGTTGGTATAAACCTATTTATAAAAATCCTGTTAAGTGGTTGTTTCGCGAGAGGCGGGATATTTTTATGAATAAGAATATTCCGCCTGAGGAAGTCAACAAGTTATATAACCGGGCAAAAGTATGTATTAATATTCATCATGCCCAATCAGTAGAAGGGGCTAATCCGAAGGTTTTTGAAATTTGTGGAGCCGGGGCTTACCAGTTGGTAGATTACAATCATTTTATCGCTTCTGTTTATTCTGCCGGAGAGGTTAGCTTTTTTCATTCCGACCGGGATTTTATAGAGAAGATAAAGGAGCTTATGACTACTGATACCTCCTCTTCTGCAGAAGAAGCCCAACGGAAAGTTGCGCGTTTCCATACGTTTGAGTGCCGGATACGGGAAGCGATGGAAGTATTGGGTGTTTAA
- a CDS encoding FkbM family methyltransferase, whose translation MQLKKLAFRTLSIKNYLRILQEGYFIAYHLGLLKKSPIYVYHYFVKNLIHKGDYVLDIGANLGYYSKLFSNWVGDQGKVFAVEPVKPYNEVFRETTRNRKNIVLYPYALGTEEKEITMIAPFYSGYLNTGLPHVYDPEKDKDNIQALSFKAEMKIPSQLFGNLEKLNYIKCDIEGFEKVVLEDLKEIIARHKPLVQVEIWDEYQPDILELFHSLHYHAYQLYEGKLVRITQLPPLIDGDFIFIPQEDKRFTHLICQ comes from the coding sequence ATGCAATTAAAAAAGTTAGCGTTTCGCACCCTTAGTATAAAGAATTATCTCCGCATCCTTCAAGAAGGCTATTTCATAGCTTATCATTTAGGACTACTTAAAAAATCACCTATCTATGTATATCATTACTTTGTAAAAAATCTTATTCATAAAGGCGACTATGTATTAGATATCGGGGCTAATCTGGGATATTATTCAAAATTATTCTCCAACTGGGTAGGAGACCAAGGGAAAGTTTTTGCCGTAGAACCGGTAAAACCTTATAATGAAGTTTTCCGAGAAACAACCCGTAACCGGAAAAATATTGTTCTTTACCCGTATGCGTTGGGAACAGAAGAAAAAGAAATTACTATGATAGCCCCTTTCTACTCCGGCTATCTTAACACAGGCTTACCGCATGTATATGATCCGGAGAAGGATAAAGACAATATACAAGCACTTTCTTTTAAAGCTGAAATGAAAATCCCGTCTCAACTTTTCGGCAACCTTGAAAAACTGAACTACATCAAATGTGATATAGAGGGATTTGAAAAAGTAGTATTGGAAGATTTAAAAGAAATCATTGCCCGCCACAAACCGCTGGTACAAGTCGAAATATGGGATGAGTACCAACCGGATATCTTAGAACTGTTTCATTCTCTACACTACCATGCTTACCAATTATACGAAGGCAAGCTGGTACGGATTACCCAATTGCCTCCGCTTATCGACGGAGACTTTATTTTTATTCCCCAAGAAGATAAAAGATTTACTCATCTTATTTGTCAATAA